A portion of the Brassica oleracea var. oleracea cultivar TO1000 unplaced genomic scaffold, BOL UnpScaffold01039, whole genome shotgun sequence genome contains these proteins:
- the LOC106320730 gene encoding LOB domain-containing protein 11-like: MLKMEINGSTSTATPTASAVAVVSASETTTPVSSPSLTSSPPPSLSPQQPPQPPVVLSPCAACKILRRRCAEKCVLAPYFPPTDPAKFTIAHRVFGASNIIKFLQELPESQRTDAVNSMVYEAGARMRDPVYGCAGAIYHLQRQVSELQAQLAKTQVELVSMQLQRSDLLELFYKMEQTKLSAQGQQNMSFESSFDSGDEFISSPDEVTNDLGFLEDTNNNNSSMSWWVPLW, from the exons ATGCTAAAGATGGAGATTAACGGTAGCACTTCGACGGCTACACCTACTGCCTCCGCCGTCGCTGTAGTCTCCGCGTCAGAAACAACCACTCCCGTCAGCTCTCCTTCTCTCACTTCTTCACCTCCGCCGTCTCTTTCGCCGCAGCAGCCGCCACAACCGCCGGTGGTGCTAAGTCCTTGCGCGGCTTGCAAAATTTTGCGACGGCGGTGCGCCGAGAAATGTGTTTTGGCGCCGTATTTTCCTCCGACGGATCCGGCTAAGTTCACAATCGCCCACCGTGTCTTCGGAGCTAGCAACATTATCAAGTTCTTGCAG GAACTTCCCGAATCTCAAAGAACAGATGCGGTTAATAGCATGGTTTATGAAGCAGGAGCTAGGATGAGAGATCCGGTTTACGGTTGTGCCGGTGCAATTTACCATTTGCAGAGACAAGTGAGTGAGCTTCAAGCACAACTTGCTAAAACTCAAGTAGAACTAGTGAGCATGCAACTCCAAAGATCAGATCTGCTAGAACTGTTTTATAAAATGGAACAAACAAAGTTATCAGCACAAGGACAGCAGAATATGTCCTTTGAGAGTTCATTTGATAGTGGTGACGAGTTCATTAGTAGCCCCGATGAAGTGACCAATGATTTGGGATTCCTTGAGGACACCAACAACAATAACTCATCAATGTCGTGGTGGGTTCCTCTTTGGTGA